In the genome of bacterium, one region contains:
- a CDS encoding SDR family oxidoreductase gives MTIGERGVVLVTGGCGYVGSVVVPELLALGEQVRIVDNMWFRTAPPAQPNLEVIEGDLRRIDPAWLDGVRGVIHLAGLSNDPTADFAPHLNAEVNVQAARQLAEATALRARAEGREIRFVAASSCSVYYCPTRGAAEVEAQDEESLVAPVANYSKTKRMAEMAFLDVASRHEEFCPVMLRKGTLFGLAPKMRFDLVVNAFTLHAWKKRRLTVNGSGEAWRPLLHVRDAADAYIYCLLAPTEAVRGRIFNVSHKNYRVLELAHWVTEVLERNRGVQVDVRRDRSSADGARSYYVLAEKISKTLGFRAEKGITQGVLEIWDALESGRFGDDPAADPYYFNIRWFKERGIADREFAAAAPDRQRA, from the coding sequence ATGACGATCGGCGAACGCGGCGTGGTTCTCGTCACCGGCGGATGCGGTTACGTCGGCTCGGTCGTGGTCCCCGAGCTTCTCGCCCTCGGCGAGCAGGTCCGGATCGTGGACAACATGTGGTTCCGCACCGCGCCCCCCGCCCAACCGAACCTCGAGGTGATCGAGGGGGACCTGCGGCGCATCGATCCGGCGTGGCTCGACGGCGTGCGCGGCGTGATCCACCTCGCCGGCCTCTCCAACGACCCGACGGCCGACTTCGCCCCGCACCTCAACGCCGAGGTCAACGTGCAGGCCGCGCGGCAGTTGGCCGAGGCGACGGCCCTGCGGGCGCGCGCGGAGGGGCGCGAGATCCGCTTCGTCGCCGCCTCCTCCTGCTCCGTCTACTACTGCCCGACGCGCGGCGCGGCCGAGGTCGAGGCCCAGGACGAGGAGAGCCTCGTCGCGCCGGTCGCCAACTACAGCAAGACGAAGCGGATGGCGGAGATGGCGTTCCTCGACGTCGCCTCCCGCCACGAAGAGTTCTGCCCGGTGATGCTGCGCAAGGGGACGCTGTTCGGCCTCGCCCCCAAGATGCGCTTCGACCTCGTCGTCAACGCCTTCACGCTCCACGCGTGGAAGAAGCGCCGCCTGACGGTCAACGGCAGCGGCGAGGCGTGGCGGCCGCTGCTCCACGTCCGCGACGCGGCGGACGCGTACATCTACTGCCTCCTCGCGCCGACCGAGGCGGTGCGCGGGCGGATCTTCAACGTCTCGCACAAGAACTACCGCGTGCTCGAGCTGGCCCACTGGGTGACCGAGGTGCTGGAGCGGAACCGCGGCGTGCAGGTGGACGTGCGCCGCGACCGTTCGAGCGCCGACGGCGCGCGCAGCTACTACGTGCTGGCCGAGAAGATCTCCAAGACGCTCGGCTTCCGCGCCGAGAAGGGGATCACGCAGGGGGTGCTCGAGATCTGGGACGCGCTGGAGTCGGGACGCTTCGGCGACGACCCGGCGGCCGACCCGTACTACTTCAACATCCGCTGGTTCAAGGAGCGGGGGATCGCCGACCGCGAGTTCGCCGCCGCGGCCCCCGACCGGCAACGCGCCTGA
- a CDS encoding squalene/phytoene synthase family protein encodes MDAAVPSDREILDRVSRSFALTIRALPRGLRAPVEIAYLLARAADTVADRDLVPPDRRRASLAALRRAVAAAAEAGQRRADEAALAALDVAADGEPADAVDAAERALLDRLGVVLARLGALPPADRADAAWIVETLAATMDRELAFFGAGGAALRALPDGAALEAYTEGIAGCVGEFWTRLVARKAPRLAPRALWLSRAGRRYGRGLQLVNVLRDLPRDLRRGRCFLPAADLAAVGLAPADLLDPGAAPRLLPVLRKWERIARLDLLAGLQYAAALPVPAWRLRFASVLPARIGVLTLRALAEAPPAARLDPARSIKVPRRAVRAAAFSAALLCLVPRGPLRLPD; translated from the coding sequence ATGGACGCCGCCGTGCCTTCCGACCGGGAGATCCTCGACCGGGTCAGCCGCTCCTTCGCGCTGACGATCCGCGCCCTGCCCCGCGGGCTGCGCGCCCCGGTGGAGATCGCCTACCTCCTCGCCCGCGCCGCCGACACGGTGGCCGACCGCGACCTCGTGCCGCCGGACCGCCGCCGCGCCTCGCTGGCCGCGCTCCGCCGCGCGGTCGCCGCCGCCGCGGAGGCCGGACAACGCCGCGCGGACGAGGCGGCCCTCGCCGCGCTCGACGTCGCCGCGGACGGCGAGCCGGCCGACGCCGTGGACGCGGCCGAGCGCGCCCTGCTCGACCGCCTCGGGGTCGTCCTCGCGCGGCTCGGCGCCCTCCCCCCCGCCGACCGCGCCGACGCGGCCTGGATCGTCGAAACGCTGGCCGCGACGATGGACCGCGAGCTGGCCTTCTTCGGCGCCGGCGGCGCGGCCCTCCGCGCCCTGCCCGACGGCGCCGCCCTCGAGGCCTACACCGAGGGGATCGCCGGCTGCGTGGGGGAGTTCTGGACCCGCCTCGTCGCCCGCAAGGCGCCGCGCCTCGCGCCCCGCGCCCTTTGGCTCTCGCGCGCCGGACGGCGCTACGGCCGCGGCCTGCAGTTGGTGAACGTCCTCCGCGACCTGCCGCGGGACCTGCGCCGCGGGCGTTGCTTCCTTCCCGCGGCCGACCTCGCCGCCGTCGGCCTCGCCCCCGCCGATCTGCTCGACCCCGGCGCCGCGCCGCGCCTCCTGCCGGTCCTGCGGAAGTGGGAGCGGATCGCCCGGCTCGATCTCCTCGCCGGGCTGCAGTACGCCGCCGCCCTGCCCGTCCCGGCGTGGCGCCTGCGGTTCGCCTCGGTCCTGCCGGCGCGCATCGGCGTCCTGACGCTGCGCGCGCTCGCCGAAGCCCCGCCGGCGGCCCGCCTCGATCCGGCCCGTTCGATCAAGGTGCCGCGGCGCGCGGTCCGGGCGGCCGCGTTCTCCGCGGCGCTGCTTTGCCTCGTCCCGCGGGGTCCGCTGCGCCTCCCTGACTGA
- a CDS encoding OmpA family protein: MRITRWWLAAAALAMLAAPAPALAGGDDEPQNELGVLLGASHADKDLRGDETSIAPTFGLRFAHIFDAKWSWFADATYTKFKTDIMPDDPEVWTVRTGPEFFLNNDTHRARWFVAPSVGWMKASEPGDLDMSRAMVSVGVGQRILTRGLDHFIWQVRADQTLGSKGLVDGGKVLNVQALLGYAWGLGGHPKDTDGDGVPDFKDKCPGTPAGAKVDLNGCPLDSDGDGVFDGIDQCPNTPKGWPVDAKGCPIDSDKDGVPDGKDKCPNTPLGAKVNEDGCPLDSDGDGVYDGLDKCPGTPKGWPVDKVGCPLDTDGDGVPDGIDKCPGTPKGVKVDATGCPLPEPKPEMIPEKGQTLVLEGVYFDTDKATLKPESVETLDRVAASLKAFPAVRLEVAGHTDSRGAKAHNQKLSEARAKTVMDYLVGKGVDAGRLAAKGYGMDKPIAPNTTDEGRAKNRRVELSRLD, translated from the coding sequence ATGCGCATTACCCGTTGGTGGTTGGCCGCGGCCGCGCTCGCGATGCTGGCCGCTCCGGCGCCGGCTTTGGCCGGCGGGGACGACGAGCCGCAGAACGAGCTCGGCGTGCTGTTGGGCGCTTCCCATGCCGACAAGGATCTTCGCGGCGACGAAACGTCGATCGCTCCGACGTTCGGCCTCCGATTCGCCCACATCTTCGACGCCAAGTGGTCGTGGTTCGCCGACGCCACCTACACCAAGTTCAAGACCGACATCATGCCGGACGACCCCGAAGTCTGGACCGTCCGGACCGGGCCCGAGTTCTTCCTCAACAACGACACCCACCGCGCGCGGTGGTTCGTCGCCCCGTCGGTCGGCTGGATGAAGGCGAGCGAGCCGGGCGACCTCGACATGAGCCGCGCCATGGTCTCGGTCGGCGTCGGCCAGCGGATCCTCACCCGCGGCCTCGACCACTTCATCTGGCAGGTCCGCGCCGACCAGACGCTCGGCTCGAAGGGCCTGGTGGACGGCGGGAAGGTCCTCAACGTCCAGGCGCTCCTCGGCTACGCGTGGGGCCTCGGCGGCCATCCGAAGGACACCGACGGCGACGGCGTGCCGGACTTCAAGGACAAGTGCCCGGGCACCCCGGCCGGCGCCAAGGTCGACCTGAACGGCTGCCCGCTCGACTCCGACGGCGACGGCGTCTTCGACGGCATCGACCAGTGCCCGAACACCCCGAAGGGCTGGCCGGTGGACGCGAAGGGCTGCCCGATCGACTCCGACAAGGACGGCGTGCCGGACGGCAAGGACAAGTGCCCGAACACCCCGCTGGGCGCGAAGGTCAACGAGGACGGCTGCCCGCTCGACAGCGACGGCGACGGCGTCTACGACGGGCTCGACAAGTGCCCCGGCACCCCCAAGGGCTGGCCGGTGGACAAGGTCGGCTGCCCGCTCGACACCGACGGCGACGGCGTGCCCGACGGCATCGACAAGTGCCCCGGCACCCCCAAGGGCGTCAAGGTGGACGCGACCGGCTGCCCGCTGCCCGAGCCGAAGCCGGAGATGATCCCCGAGAAGGGCCAGACGCTGGTCCTCGAAGGGGTCTACTTCGACACGGACAAGGCGACGCTGAAGCCGGAGTCGGTCGAGACGCTCGACCGCGTGGCCGCCTCCCTGAAGGCGTTCCCGGCCGTCCGCCTCGAGGTCGCCGGACACACCGACAGCCGCGGCGCCAAGGCCCACAACCAGAAGCTCTCCGAGGCCCGCGCCAAGACGGTGATGGACTACCTGGTCGGCAAGGGCGTGGACGCCGGCCGGCTGGCCGCCAAGGGGTACGGCATGGACAAGCCGATCGCCCCGAACACCACCGACGAAGGGCGCGCCAAGAACCGGCGCGTCGAGCTGAGCCGGCTCGACTAG
- the hutI gene encoding imidazolonepropionase, with protein MTDRVRADFVVRGASELATCAGPAPARGADQGRVAVLPRGAVAAREGKIVWVGPEDALAASVEPLPGARRLDVEGRAVLPGLVDAHTHLVWGGDRADEFEKRLAGATYSEIAAAGGGILGTVKKTRAASLDELTASAGARMDRMARWGVTSFEVKSGYGLCAEAEYKMLEAARRAAATRPYALATTFLGAHTMPPEARGDAAARARYVDALCGEMIPHVAEAGLARFVDVFVDANAFGVEEARRVLDAGRRAGLGLKVHADQLASDGGAELAGEMGAVSAEHLEHASEAGLKALAAAGTVAVLLPAATLFLRMKEAAPARRMVELGVPVALSTDVNPGSCPCESLPVTMQLGCLLCGLTVDEAIVAATLNGAAAAGLAEVAGSVEVGKRCDLLVLDAAERRQLLYQFGAPRLFATVAAGHVLTA; from the coding sequence GTGACTGACCGCGTCCGCGCCGATTTCGTCGTCCGCGGCGCCTCGGAGCTCGCGACCTGCGCCGGTCCGGCGCCGGCGCGCGGCGCCGATCAGGGGCGCGTCGCCGTGCTGCCGCGCGGCGCCGTCGCCGCCCGCGAGGGGAAGATCGTCTGGGTCGGCCCCGAGGACGCGCTGGCCGCGTCGGTCGAGCCGCTTCCGGGGGCGCGGCGCCTCGACGTCGAGGGGCGCGCGGTGCTGCCCGGCCTCGTGGACGCGCACACGCACCTCGTCTGGGGCGGCGACCGGGCCGACGAGTTCGAGAAGCGGCTCGCCGGGGCGACCTATTCCGAGATCGCCGCCGCCGGCGGCGGGATCCTCGGCACGGTGAAGAAGACGCGCGCCGCCTCGCTCGACGAGTTGACGGCGTCGGCCGGCGCGCGGATGGACCGGATGGCCCGCTGGGGCGTGACCTCCTTCGAGGTCAAGAGCGGCTACGGCCTCTGCGCCGAGGCCGAGTACAAGATGCTCGAGGCGGCGCGGCGCGCGGCGGCCACGCGGCCGTACGCGCTGGCGACGACGTTCCTCGGCGCGCACACGATGCCGCCCGAGGCGCGCGGCGACGCCGCCGCGCGGGCGCGCTACGTGGACGCGCTCTGCGGCGAGATGATCCCGCACGTCGCCGAGGCCGGCCTCGCGCGGTTCGTGGACGTCTTCGTGGACGCCAACGCCTTCGGCGTCGAGGAAGCGCGGCGGGTGCTCGACGCCGGACGGCGCGCGGGGCTCGGGCTCAAGGTCCACGCCGACCAGCTCGCCTCGGACGGCGGGGCGGAGCTCGCGGGGGAGATGGGCGCGGTCAGCGCGGAGCATCTGGAGCACGCCAGCGAGGCGGGGCTGAAGGCGCTCGCCGCGGCCGGCACGGTGGCCGTGCTGCTGCCGGCGGCCACGCTTTTCCTGCGGATGAAGGAAGCGGCGCCGGCGCGGCGGATGGTCGAGCTCGGCGTGCCGGTGGCCCTCTCGACCGACGTGAACCCCGGCTCCTGCCCTTGCGAGTCGCTGCCGGTGACGATGCAGCTCGGCTGCCTGCTGTGCGGTCTGACGGTGGACGAGGCGATCGTCGCCGCGACGCTCAACGGCGCCGCGGCCGCGGGGCTCGCGGAGGTCGCGGGGAGCGTCGAGGTCGGGAAGCGCTGCGATCTGCTGGTTCTCGACGCGGCGGAGCGTCGGCAGCTCCTCTACCAGTTCGGCGCGCCGCGTCTCTTCGCGACGGTCGCCGCGGGGCACGTGTTGACCGCGTAA